The DNA window TCGACTGCTGAATAATAGTATCTCTTTCTGCAGGGGAGAGGCCGGCTGTCCAGTGATCGATGATCGGGATGGTGGCCTCCGGGTGGAACTGCACCCCGAGGGCGGATCGGTAGATGAATCCCTGCGGACAGGTTCCTTCCCCCTGGTACAGGAGGGTAGCCCCGTCCGGGAGTTCAAAGGTCTGGTGATGCCATTCAAAGACCGGGACCTCGGCAGGGAACCAGGCATCGCCGCCAGGTGTTCTTCTGACTCTGTACCACCCCTGCTCCGGGGTCATATCGAAGACCCTGTAGCCAAGGGCAGCCGCGATCATCTGAGCGCCGAGGCAGATCCCGAGGACCGGCCTCCCCTCTTTGATCATCGTCCTGATAAGATTCTTCTCTGCTGCGAGGAAGGGATACTCCTGTTCGTCATTGACACTCATCAGCCCGCCGAGGACGATCAGTTCTTCGACCTGTTCAATGGGGACCGTTTCTCCTTCATACAGGTGCAGGACGGTGCAGGTCACGTCCCACTGATCGAGCAGGGGGAGGATTCGACCGGCCTGCTCGCCAGAACCATGCTGGAGGAGTGTGATCATATCAGGTCTCCAAAGATCTCCTGGAGTGCAGAGGTCTCGATCTCCTCCTTTCGTCCATCAGTAACCCTGTGCACCTCCGGGGATGCCCAGGTGAACCAGTTCTCCATGTGCATAAACGAACACCAGAGATCGGTGACCGCAACACCCTGGTTGAAGATCCCGGTAAAGTATGCGGCGTCTTTGAGGTTTTCGTTGTCTGATAACACATTCTCCTCAAGGATCCGCTTCATCTGATCCCCGACCAGTTTGGTCTTGTACCAGGACGATTTGGTCCAGCGGGTCGTCAGCATCTCCTTCACCTCCAGATGATCGAACTTCTGCATCTGTGGGATATTCTTGACTGGCATCAGGTCTTCTGAGGGGAGGGCATCGGCAAGGTACAGATCGCGTGCATAGAACATCGCCTTGTTCATCACGAAGAACTTCTTTGGCAGCGATTCCTTGAACTGGAGCAGAGCGGCCATGTCTCGCTTTCCCTCCTTGATCAGATAATACATCTGTGCCTTTCGCATCTTTGGACAGTGCTGGTACAGCCAGCGGTTGACAACGATATCCCAGGGAACCTCAGCGCAGGTCTCGTAAAAATGAGTGTATAACTGAAAGAGGATCCTGATCAGTTTCGTGGTCTCGATCTTTCTCCCGCTTTCACTGTCCTCCTTGAGGATGTCCAGGTAGATCTGCTTCATCCCGTGGTACGCCGACTCCTCGTTGTACGAGAGGACCTTCAGATTTCCTGTATTGAAGGCAGACCCTTTCAACAACAGTGTCAAACAGTGTTTGGCAATCACGAAATCCTTCAGCATCCCCAGGTAATCAGTACTGACGAGGATGACTGGTTCATACGTGCCATACGTGTACGGGTCGAGGAGCATCCCACGATACGGGGTTTCTTTGAGTCGTTTGATGGTGATCTCGATCTCCAGCACCTGCTCAGTCAGGGCGATCAGTCTCTCAAGTGAGTGGGAGATGGGATGAGTACAGATCATAATGACTCCAGACAATTGGCTGAATGCCTGTGCAGTCACAGGCGTTATCTGAATAAATTGGTATTTGGTACTATTCATAAGGATGGGCTTGGGTTGATTGACGTTTTCTGGGGGGAAAATCGTAATTCTATGTTGAATTTTAAAATATCCGATGCGTTCCTGTTTTTTTGAACTGGTCCCTGAAAAAAAACGGGCTGGATTATGCTGGAATCAGAAATAAATATCTGGAATGGGTGGAATGTCCCAGATCTTCCTGATCAAAAAAGGGAACATATTTAAATTTGTGTATTGTACTAGAGTGTGAGGTGAAGTTCACATGACCTATGGAATAGAGTTTGTACCCGGCAACGTGAATGTAAAGCAGGTTGTCAAGTTCTGTAAGCTTGCAGAGTCAAAGGATATCGACTTTGCATGGATCACTAACCACTATAATAACCGCCACTGCTACCCGGTTCTCGCAGCGATCGCTCAGGCGACCGATTCGATCAAGATGGGACCAGGTATCATGAACTCGTTTACTGACACTCCAGCCGCGATGGCATCGTTCATGGCGACCTTAAACGAGATCTCAGACGGACGAGCGGTGCTCGGCATTGGACCCGGCGACCTTTCTACCCTTCCAAAGCTCGCAATTCAGGCATCAAAGCCTGTTGGACATCTGGAAGAGGCAGTCGTCCAGATCCGGAAACTGCTCGCAGGTGAGGAGATCAAGAAGAGCGGAATGCAGTTCTTTGACTACGACGGCGCCAAACTGACTGGTGTGACCCTCCCCGGAAAGAAGGGCATCCCGGTCTACATCGGTGCCCAGGGGCCAAAGGTGCTCGAGCTCGCAGGGACGATCGGTGACGGTGCCCTGATCAATGCATCCAACCCGAAGGACTTTGCGGTCGCCATCCCAATCATCAAGGCAGCCAACGAGAAGGTCGGCAAGAAGAAGTTCGATATCGGGGCATACACCGCGATGTCGATCGACATGAACGAGAAGAAGGCACGGAACGCGGCTAAGATCGTTGCAGCATTCATCGCAGCAGGATCCCCTGAGCCACTGCTCACCCGCCACGGTCTCGACCTCGATAATGTTGCAAAGATCAAGGCAGCCCTCGGAAAGTTCGACTTCAA is part of the Methanosphaerula palustris E1-9c genome and encodes:
- a CDS encoding 5,10-methylenetetrahydromethanopterin reductase — encoded protein: MTYGIEFVPGNVNVKQVVKFCKLAESKDIDFAWITNHYNNRHCYPVLAAIAQATDSIKMGPGIMNSFTDTPAAMASFMATLNEISDGRAVLGIGPGDLSTLPKLAIQASKPVGHLEEAVVQIRKLLAGEEIKKSGMQFFDYDGAKLTGVTLPGKKGIPVYIGAQGPKVLELAGTIGDGALINASNPKDFAVAIPIIKAANEKVGKKKFDIGAYTAMSIDMNEKKARNAAKIVAAFIAAGSPEPLLTRHGLDLDNVAKIKAALGKFDFKSVGELVGDKEIDAFTIAGTPDMVKQKCEDLTKAGVTQIIFGSPLGPDMTTSIRLLGKYVV
- a CDS encoding type 1 glutamine amidotransferase, producing MITLLQHGSGEQAGRILPLLDQWDVTCTVLHLYEGETVPIEQVEELIVLGGLMSVNDEQEYPFLAAEKNLIRTMIKEGRPVLGICLGAQMIAAALGYRVFDMTPEQGWYRVRRTPGGDAWFPAEVPVFEWHHQTFELPDGATLLYQGEGTCPQGFIYRSALGVQFHPEATIPIIDHWTAGLSPAERDTIIQQSMQRENQSNLLCSTLLAWFHTRRSISTGSTPF